One genomic window of Camelina sativa cultivar DH55 chromosome 5, Cs, whole genome shotgun sequence includes the following:
- the LOC104785520 gene encoding AP2-like ethylene-responsive transcription factor SNZ isoform X2 — MLDLNLGILSTHNGDEDCKVPTSIFNQEEEEEDSNNPSNNSLSLITFGILKRKEDVQVLPMPPPPQESELSGAGSEWLNLSSMQRNKQDMLVVKKKSRRGPRSRSSHYRGVTFYRRTGRWESHIWDCGKQVYLGGFDTAYTAARAYDRAAIKFRGFQADINFIADDYKQDLEKMKNLSKEEFVQTLRRASASLARGGSKYKKSYMKNDHIHLFHNREWNAAAAKCNEIRKIEGDIKLGAHNKGNEHNDLELSLGISSTSKNITLKPADYYTGLNRSMTSLHRKALPVFLPITETKPLKTVVASSGFPFIAMINSSSLSTCFDP, encoded by the exons ATGTTGGACCTCAACCTCGGAATCTTGTCGACACATAACGGAGATGAAGACTGCAAAGTACCAACCTCCATCTtcaatcaagaagaagaagaagaagattccaaTAATCCCTCAAACAACAGCTTGTCTTTGATTACATTTGGAAtccttaaaagaaaagaagacgtCCAAGTCCTTCCtatgcctcctcctcctcaggaGAGTGAATTATCCGGCGCCGGGAGTGAGTGGTTAAACCTGTCGTCGATGCAACGAAATAAACAAGATATGttggtggtgaagaagaagagccgaCGTGGCCCTAGATCCAGAAGCTCCCATTATCGTGGCGTCACTTTTTACCGTCGAACCGGTCGTTGGGAATCTCATATTTG GGACTGTGGAAAACAGGTTTATTTAG GTGGTTTCGACACAGCCTACACAGCCGCAAG AGCGTACGACCGAGCTGCTATCAAATTCCGGGGATTCCAAGCAGATATCAACTTCATTGCGGATGATTACAAACAGGACCTTGAGAAG ATGAAGAATTTAAGTAAAGAAGAGTTTGTGCAAACTCTTAGACGAGCGAGTGCAAGCTTAGCAAGAGGAGGTTCTAAATACAAAAAGAGTTACATGAAAAATGATCACATCCATCTCTTCCATAACAG GGAATGGAATGCCGCAGCAGCAAAATGCAATGAGATAAGGAAGATAGAAGGGGATATTAAGTTGGGTGCCCATAATAAAG GAAATGAGCACAACGATCTTGAGCTAAGTCTCGGAATATCTTCAACGTCCAAAAATATAACTTTGAAACCGGCAGATTATTACACGGGTTTGAATCGATCTATGACGAGTTTGCATAGGAAGGCGTTGCCCGTATTTCTACCGATCACAGAAACGAAACCGTTAAAGACAGTTGTAGCATCATCAGGATTCCCTTTCATTGCCATGATCAATTCTTCATCTTTGTCCACTTGTTTTGATCCATGA
- the LOC104785520 gene encoding AP2-like ethylene-responsive transcription factor SNZ isoform X1, producing the protein MLDLNLGILSTHNGDEDCKVPTSIFNQEEEEEDSNNPSNNSLSLITFGILKRKEDVQVLPMPPPPQESELSGAGSEWLNLSSMQRNKQDMLVVKKKSRRGPRSRSSHYRGVTFYRRTGRWESHIWDCGKQVYLGGFDTAYTAAREIYISWLIKKHIRAYDRAAIKFRGFQADINFIADDYKQDLEKMKNLSKEEFVQTLRRASASLARGGSKYKKSYMKNDHIHLFHNREWNAAAAKCNEIRKIEGDIKLGAHNKGNEHNDLELSLGISSTSKNITLKPADYYTGLNRSMTSLHRKALPVFLPITETKPLKTVVASSGFPFIAMINSSSLSTCFDP; encoded by the exons ATGTTGGACCTCAACCTCGGAATCTTGTCGACACATAACGGAGATGAAGACTGCAAAGTACCAACCTCCATCTtcaatcaagaagaagaagaagaagattccaaTAATCCCTCAAACAACAGCTTGTCTTTGATTACATTTGGAAtccttaaaagaaaagaagacgtCCAAGTCCTTCCtatgcctcctcctcctcaggaGAGTGAATTATCCGGCGCCGGGAGTGAGTGGTTAAACCTGTCGTCGATGCAACGAAATAAACAAGATATGttggtggtgaagaagaagagccgaCGTGGCCCTAGATCCAGAAGCTCCCATTATCGTGGCGTCACTTTTTACCGTCGAACCGGTCGTTGGGAATCTCATATTTG GGACTGTGGAAAACAGGTTTATTTAG GTGGTTTCGACACAGCCTACACAGCCGCAAG agaaatatatattagttggCTTATTAAAAAACATATCAGAGCGTACGACCGAGCTGCTATCAAATTCCGGGGATTCCAAGCAGATATCAACTTCATTGCGGATGATTACAAACAGGACCTTGAGAAG ATGAAGAATTTAAGTAAAGAAGAGTTTGTGCAAACTCTTAGACGAGCGAGTGCAAGCTTAGCAAGAGGAGGTTCTAAATACAAAAAGAGTTACATGAAAAATGATCACATCCATCTCTTCCATAACAG GGAATGGAATGCCGCAGCAGCAAAATGCAATGAGATAAGGAAGATAGAAGGGGATATTAAGTTGGGTGCCCATAATAAAG GAAATGAGCACAACGATCTTGAGCTAAGTCTCGGAATATCTTCAACGTCCAAAAATATAACTTTGAAACCGGCAGATTATTACACGGGTTTGAATCGATCTATGACGAGTTTGCATAGGAAGGCGTTGCCCGTATTTCTACCGATCACAGAAACGAAACCGTTAAAGACAGTTGTAGCATCATCAGGATTCCCTTTCATTGCCATGATCAATTCTTCATCTTTGTCCACTTGTTTTGATCCATGA
- the LOC104785521 gene encoding diphthamide biosynthesis protein 2-like encodes MELELELEFESRYEINRTAEFIISKSFTRIALQFPDELLKDSTKVGSALKSKTRLLTDREVRFFVMADTTYGSCCIDEVGALHFDADCVVHYGQTCLSPTSVLPAFFVFGKASINVSSCVKHLIDYSSKSDKPIMILYGLEYAHMIPHIREELGLVSKTESLQLKFSVANVLCSFISPSKDPRESMEHPRPYSDSSSRNYRLGGLTWDLPEGSKIEDYLVFWIGSDSSAFANVVLTFNGCDIVRYDAEEDSLVTEFYQQRRILKRRYYLVEKAKDANIVGILVGTLGVAGYLHMIHHMQALISAAGKNSYILAMGRPNPAKLANFPECDVFIYVSCAQTALLDSKEFMSPVITPFEANLAFSRGSEWTGAYLMQFQDVINSVKLESEAHSESEEPRFSFFQGGYVEDHKTNDQAKNGEEDTGETMALARRTAEKALQLKGNDHNLLTKQTTAKSGPEYFLSRAYRGLEINSDNTSPEPYIVGRSGKASGYKHE; translated from the exons ATGGAGTTGGAGTTGGAGTTGGAGTTTGAATCAAGGTATGAGATTAATCGTACTGCAGAGTTCATTATCAGCAAAAGCTTCACCAGAATTGCTTTACAG tttccGGATGAGTTGTTGAAGGATTCAACTAAGGTGGGGAGTGCTCTTAAGAGCAAAACTCGTTTGCTTACTGACAGAGAAGTCAGGTTCTTTGTTATGGCGGACACAACGTACGGTAGTTGCTGCATTGATGAAGTTGGAGCTTTGCATTTTGACGCAGACTGTGTTGTTCATTACGGTCAAACATGTCTAAGCCC gacaTCGGTTCTTCCAGCATTCTTCGTTTTCGGGAAAGCTTCGATAAACGTCTCAAGCTGCGTTAAGCATCTGATCGATTATTCGTCTAAGAGCGATAAGCCTATTATG attcTTTATGGACTAGAATACGCCCATATGATTCCGCATATCCGAGAAGAATTAGGATTAGTGTCAAAGACTGAATCTCTTCAGTTGAAGTTCTCTGTAGCCAATGTCTTGTGTTCATTTATTAGTCCATCCAAAGACCCTAGAGAATCCATGGAGCATCCGAGACCATATAGTGATAGCTCATCTAGAAACTATAGACTGGGAGGGCTAACTTGGGACTTGCCAGAAGGAAGCAAAATCGAGGACTATCTAGTTTTCTGGATCGGTTCTGACAGTTCAGCTTTCGCCAATGTAGTACTGACCTTCAATGGTTGTGACAtag TCAGATatgatgctgaagaagattcTTTGGTGACGGAATTTTATCAACAAAGAAGGATACTTAAGCGACG ATATTACTTGGTGGAAAAAGCCAAGGATGCGAATATTGTAGGTATTTTGGTAGGGACTCTTGGTGTTG CTGGTTACCTTCATATGATTCACCATATGCAAGCACTCATATCTGCAGCTGGCAAAAACTCTTACATTCTTGCCATGGGACGACCTAATCCGGCCAAACTCGCAAACTTCCCCGAG TGCGATGTATTCATCTACGTCTCATGTGCCCAAACCGCTCTTTTAGATAGCAAAGAGTTCATGTCCCCTGTCATAACTCCGTTCGAAGCCAATCTTGCTTTTAGCAG AGGGAGTGAATGGACTGGTGCATACCTAATGCAATTCCAAGACGTGATCAACTCTGTAAAATTAGAATCAGAAGCACATAGCGAATCAGAGGAGCCACGGTTCTCCTTCTTTCAGGGTGGTTACGTAGAAGATCACAAGACAAACG ATCAAGCTAagaatggagaagaagacaCAGGAGAGACAATGGCATTGGCGCGACGAACTGCAGAGAAAGCATTGCAATTGAAAGGCAATGATCATAACTTGCTCACTAAACAAACCACTGCAAAATCAGGACCCGAGTATTTCCTCAGCCGTGCTTATCGCGGTTTGGAGATAAATAGTGATAATACTTCGCCGGAGCCTTACATAGTCGGGAGAAGCGGGAAGGCGTCAGGATACAAGCACGAGTAG